The following coding sequences lie in one Pseudomonas sp. SL4(2022) genomic window:
- the flgH gene encoding flagellar basal body L-ring protein FlgH, translating into MNRLIIISALLGPLALSGCMAPAAKPDDPYYAPVMPRTPLPAAQNNGSIYQAGFENGLFGDRKAYRVGDIITITLNERTQASKNTSSKISKDSSANLGVPNLFGMTVAPKNPLASIGALGMTNDTLGLDASFDATRSADGSGQAGQSNSLNGSITVSVAEVMPNGILLVRGEKWMTLNTGDELVRIAGLVRADDIATDNTVSSTRIADARITYSGTGAFADASQPGWMSRFFLSPMWPF; encoded by the coding sequence ATGAACCGGCTGATAATCATAAGTGCACTGCTTGGCCCACTGGCCTTGAGCGGCTGTATGGCACCTGCAGCCAAGCCGGATGATCCCTATTACGCTCCGGTGATGCCGCGTACGCCGCTTCCGGCTGCGCAGAACAACGGTTCGATCTACCAGGCTGGTTTCGAAAACGGCCTGTTCGGTGATCGCAAGGCCTATCGGGTGGGCGACATCATCACCATCACCCTGAACGAGCGCACCCAGGCGAGCAAGAACACCAGCAGTAAGATCAGCAAGGACAGTTCTGCCAACCTGGGCGTGCCTAATCTGTTTGGCATGACGGTAGCGCCAAAGAATCCGCTGGCCTCTATTGGTGCTCTGGGTATGACCAACGACACCCTGGGCCTGGATGCCAGTTTTGATGCGACCCGCTCAGCGGATGGTTCCGGTCAGGCCGGACAGAGCAACAGCCTGAATGGTTCGATTACCGTATCGGTGGCCGAGGTCATGCCCAACGGCATTCTGCTGGTGCGTGGCGAGAAGTGGATGACCCTCAATACCGGCGATGAGCTGGTGCGGATTGCCGGCCTGGTGCGGGCCGATGACATCGCCACCGACAACACGGTGTCTTCGACCCGGATTGCCGATGCGCGTATCACCTACTCGGGTACCGGCGCATTTGCCGATGCCTCACAGCCGGGCTGGATGAGCCGGTTCTTTCTTAGCCCAATGTGGCCATTCTGA
- a CDS encoding flagellar basal body P-ring protein FlgI, giving the protein MMLNKYLCAAFALLLATVAQAERLKDLASIQGVRSNQLIGYGLVVGLNGSGDQTTQTPFTVQTFNNMMAQFGIKVPQGGNVQLKNVAAVSVHADLPPFAKPGQTIDITISSIGNAKSLRGGSLLMTPLKGIDGNVYAIAQGNLVVGGFDAGGADGSRITVNVPSAGRIPGGATVERPVPSGFDQGNSLTLNLNRPDFTTAKNIVDHINELLGPGVAQALDGGSVRVSAPLDPGQRVDYLSILENLEVEIGQAVAKVIINSRTGTIVIGQNVRVQPAAVTHGSLTVTITEDPIVSQPDPLSGGQTAVVPRSKVNADEEAKPMFKFGPGTTLDEIVRAVNQVGASPSDLMAILEALKQAGALQADLIVI; this is encoded by the coding sequence ATGATGCTTAACAAATACCTGTGCGCCGCTTTTGCCTTGTTGCTGGCCACTGTTGCCCAGGCCGAGCGGCTCAAGGACCTGGCCAGCATTCAGGGCGTGCGCAGTAACCAACTGATCGGTTACGGCCTGGTGGTGGGGCTCAATGGCAGTGGTGACCAGACCACGCAGACGCCGTTCACCGTACAAACCTTCAACAACATGATGGCGCAGTTCGGCATCAAGGTGCCGCAGGGCGGCAACGTACAGCTGAAGAACGTGGCAGCCGTCTCGGTGCATGCGGACCTGCCACCCTTCGCCAAACCCGGACAAACCATCGATATCACCATTTCCTCGATTGGTAACGCCAAGAGCCTGCGTGGCGGCAGCTTGCTGATGACCCCGCTCAAGGGCATTGATGGCAATGTCTACGCCATTGCCCAGGGCAATCTGGTGGTGGGTGGTTTTGATGCCGGCGGTGCGGACGGTTCGCGGATCACGGTCAACGTGCCTTCGGCAGGTCGTATTCCGGGCGGGGCAACCGTTGAACGACCGGTGCCAAGTGGTTTCGATCAAGGCAACAGCCTGACCCTCAATCTCAATCGGCCAGACTTCACCACCGCCAAGAACATCGTCGATCACATTAATGAGTTGCTCGGCCCAGGCGTTGCGCAGGCTCTTGATGGCGGTTCGGTCCGGGTGAGTGCCCCGCTCGATCCGGGGCAGCGTGTTGATTACCTGTCGATTCTGGAAAATCTTGAAGTCGAGATCGGCCAGGCCGTTGCCAAGGTCATCATCAACTCGCGCACCGGCACCATTGTCATTGGCCAGAACGTGCGTGTGCAACCAGCTGCGGTTACCCACGGCAGTCTGACGGTGACCATTACCGAAGACCCCATCGTCAGCCAGCCAGACCCCTTGTCGGGTGGGCAAACCGCTGTTGTTCCGCGCTCGAAGGTCAATGCGGATGAAGAAGCCAAGCCGATGTTCAAGTTTGGTCCTGGGACCACGCTGGATGAAATCGTGCGTGCGGTAAATCAGGTGGGCGCATCGCCTTCCGACCTTATGGCCATCCTGGAGGCGCTGAAACAAGCTGGCGCGCTGCAGGCTGATTTGATCGTGATTTAA
- the flgE gene encoding flagellar hook protein FlgE, with protein sequence MSFNIGLSGLRAATSDLNVTGNNIANAGTAGFKQSRAEFADVYAASVLGTGSNPQGSGVLLANVSQLFNQGNINYTQNALDLAINGNGFFQTSNNGDVSYTRAGYFGTDRDGFMVNNFGYRLQGYTVDAAGNLQNGIVGDLQIETASQEPRATESLEQVYNLNSTNLVPTTVPFNPADPTSYNSSTSTNIYDSQGNAHVFTQYFLKTGPNTWNMNVLIDGRNPTNPTLTTPSTVPLTYTASGQLNVPALIASTPTGFTVDANGVIQLSTWVPAAPNTAVPPVWGPNGASASATGIGIDIRKSTQFASSFAVNRVSQDGYTTGQLSGLEIDDTGVIFARYTNGQSKVQGQVVLANFANVQGLTPVGKTAWVQSFESGEPVRGTPRSGTLGALQSGALEDSNVELSDQLVNLIVAQRNYQANAKTIETNSAVTQTIINLR encoded by the coding sequence ATGTCCTTCAATATCGGTTTGAGTGGGCTGCGTGCGGCAACCAGTGATCTCAATGTGACGGGCAACAATATTGCCAACGCGGGCACGGCGGGCTTCAAACAGTCACGTGCCGAATTTGCCGATGTATATGCGGCCTCTGTATTGGGTACAGGCTCAAACCCGCAGGGTAGCGGCGTTTTGCTGGCTAACGTTTCGCAACTGTTTAACCAGGGCAATATCAACTACACGCAGAACGCCCTGGATCTGGCGATCAACGGCAATGGTTTCTTCCAAACCAGCAACAATGGTGATGTCAGCTACACCCGTGCCGGTTACTTCGGTACGGATCGTGATGGCTTCATGGTCAACAATTTCGGTTACCGCCTGCAGGGCTATACGGTGGATGCGGCCGGTAACCTGCAAAACGGTATTGTCGGCGATTTGCAGATTGAAACAGCGAGCCAGGAACCGCGGGCGACTGAGAGTCTGGAGCAGGTCTACAACCTGAACTCCACCAATTTGGTACCGACCACCGTGCCGTTTAACCCGGCAGACCCCACGTCGTATAACTCGTCGACTTCGACCAATATCTATGACAGTCAGGGTAACGCCCACGTATTCACCCAGTATTTCCTCAAAACGGGGCCTAATACCTGGAACATGAACGTGCTGATTGATGGGCGCAACCCAACCAACCCGACGCTTACGACGCCATCGACAGTGCCTTTGACCTACACCGCGTCGGGTCAACTGAATGTGCCGGCCCTGATTGCCTCTACGCCGACAGGTTTTACCGTGGATGCCAATGGCGTGATCCAGTTGAGCACCTGGGTGCCGGCGGCGCCTAACACGGCTGTACCGCCGGTGTGGGGGCCCAACGGTGCGAGCGCCAGTGCCACTGGTATTGGCATCGATATTCGCAAGTCGACACAGTTTGCCAGCAGTTTTGCGGTTAACCGGGTGAGTCAGGACGGTTATACGACGGGCCAGCTTTCCGGCTTGGAAATTGACGACACCGGGGTGATCTTCGCGCGCTACACCAATGGCCAGTCGAAGGTGCAAGGGCAGGTGGTGTTGGCCAACTTTGCCAACGTGCAAGGATTGACGCCGGTGGGCAAGACCGCCTGGGTGCAGTCATTCGAATCGGGTGAGCCGGTACGAGGCACGCCGCGCAGTGGCACTCTGGGGGCATTGCAATCGGGGGCTCTGGAGGACTCCAACGTGGAGTTGTCGGATCAGTTGGTCAACCTGATCGTTGCTCAGCGTAACTACCAGGCCAACGCCAAGACCATTGAAACCAACAGTGCGGTCACCCAGACCATCATTAACCTGCGCTGA
- the flgG gene encoding flagellar basal-body rod protein FlgG produces MLPALWVSKTGLSAQDMNLTTISNNLANVSTTGFKRDRAEFEDLLYQIRRQPGGQSSQDSQLPSGLQLGTGVRVVGTQKIFTAGSLQTTEQPLDLAINGRGFFQILLPDGTVSYTRDGSFHLNSDGQMVTSNGYALEPAIVLPNEVRSFTVGEDGTVSVTTTGNPQPQVVGNLQTADFINPAGLEAIGNNLFLETASSGAPQVGTPGLNGLGTTLQNTLENSNVSVVEELVNMITTQRAYEMNSKVISTADQMLGFISQNL; encoded by the coding sequence ATGCTTCCGGCACTGTGGGTCAGCAAGACCGGTCTGTCCGCTCAGGACATGAACCTGACCACCATTTCCAACAACCTGGCCAACGTTTCGACCACCGGCTTCAAACGCGATCGCGCCGAATTCGAAGATCTGCTGTACCAGATCCGTCGCCAGCCGGGCGGTCAGTCCAGTCAGGACAGTCAGCTGCCATCGGGTCTGCAGTTGGGTACCGGGGTGCGCGTGGTCGGCACGCAGAAGATTTTCACCGCCGGCAGCTTACAGACCACCGAGCAGCCTCTGGACCTGGCCATCAACGGACGTGGTTTCTTCCAGATTCTGTTGCCTGACGGCACGGTGTCCTACACCCGCGATGGTAGTTTCCACCTCAATTCCGATGGCCAGATGGTGACCTCCAATGGCTACGCCCTGGAGCCGGCCATTGTCCTGCCCAATGAGGTGCGTAGCTTTACCGTTGGTGAAGACGGCACCGTTTCGGTGACCACCACCGGTAACCCGCAGCCTCAGGTGGTGGGCAACTTGCAGACGGCGGACTTTATCAACCCGGCGGGTCTGGAAGCGATCGGCAACAACCTGTTTCTGGAAACCGCATCCAGCGGTGCGCCGCAAGTCGGCACCCCAGGCCTCAACGGTTTGGGTACCACGCTGCAGAACACCCTGGAAAACTCCAACGTCAGTGTTGTCGAAGAGTTGGTGAACATGATCACCACGCAGCGCGCCTACGAGATGAACTCCAAGGTCATTTCTACCGCTGACCAGATGCTCGGCTTTATTTCGCAAAATCTTTGA
- the flgJ gene encoding flagellar assembly peptidoglycan hydrolase FlgJ, which translates to MDSRLSAGLLGGTANVDTGAYNDLNRLNQFKVGGDSEKNIKKVAQEFESLFLNEMLKAMRSANEVFGEGNFMNSNESKTYQDMHDQQLSVTLSNHQNGLGLADVLVRQMSKMKDASSRPNPFAQVNEPVPSAPSKPMAKLESGRDDVALINQRRLALPGKLTDRLLAGIVPSATAAEGQALAQNDWIPAKSFAAPTDSALALNGADAITGRRIAQPPLAPGKAAFGSKDEFIAAMLPMAEKAADKIGVDPRYLVAQAALETGWGKSIIRQQDGSSSHNLFGIKTHDSWDGESARVLTTEFQGGKAVKEAASFRAYESYAHSFEDYVSFLQGNGRYEKALAVTDKPEQFARELQKAGYATDPQYARKIAQIARQMQTYQTVAAVSTPSISG; encoded by the coding sequence ATGGACTCTCGTCTTTCAGCCGGTTTGCTCGGCGGCACCGCCAACGTCGACACGGGCGCGTACAACGATCTCAATCGCCTTAATCAGTTCAAGGTCGGCGGCGACAGCGAAAAGAACATCAAGAAGGTGGCTCAGGAGTTCGAGTCGCTGTTTCTCAATGAAATGCTCAAGGCCATGCGCTCGGCCAACGAAGTGTTCGGTGAAGGCAACTTCATGAACAGCAACGAGAGCAAAACCTACCAGGACATGCACGACCAGCAACTGTCGGTGACCCTGTCCAATCACCAGAATGGCCTCGGCCTTGCCGATGTGCTGGTGCGGCAGATGTCGAAGATGAAGGATGCCAGCAGCCGACCGAATCCTTTTGCTCAGGTCAATGAACCCGTGCCGAGTGCTCCTAGCAAGCCCATGGCCAAGCTTGAGAGTGGCCGTGATGATGTGGCGCTGATCAATCAGCGCCGTCTGGCCTTGCCCGGCAAACTGACGGATCGCCTGCTGGCGGGCATTGTGCCTTCCGCCACGGCCGCCGAAGGGCAGGCGCTGGCGCAGAATGACTGGATTCCTGCCAAGTCTTTTGCGGCACCCACAGACAGCGCGCTGGCGCTCAATGGCGCGGATGCCATCACCGGTCGGCGTATTGCTCAGCCACCGCTGGCCCCGGGCAAGGCGGCTTTTGGCTCCAAGGATGAGTTTATTGCGGCCATGTTGCCGATGGCCGAGAAGGCCGCCGACAAGATTGGCGTCGACCCTCGTTATCTGGTGGCCCAGGCCGCACTGGAAACGGGCTGGGGCAAGTCGATCATTCGTCAGCAGGATGGCAGCAGCAGTCACAACCTGTTTGGTATCAAAACCCATGACAGCTGGGACGGTGAGTCGGCGCGTGTCTTGACCACAGAGTTCCAGGGCGGCAAGGCGGTTAAAGAAGCCGCGTCCTTTCGCGCCTATGAGTCCTATGCGCACAGCTTCGAAGACTATGTGAGTTTCCTGCAGGGCAATGGCCGCTACGAGAAAGCCCTGGCCGTGACGGATAAGCCCGAGCAGTTCGCGCGTGAGCTGCAGAAAGCCGGTTATGCCACCGATCCGCAGTATGCCCGCAAGATTGCTCAAATCGCGCGGCAGATGCAGACCTATCAAACAGTTGCGGCAGTCAGTACGCCGTCCATCAGCGGATGA
- the grxD gene encoding Grx4 family monothiol glutaredoxin, protein MDIIETIKEQIGNNTVLLYMKGSPNAPQCGFSSKAAQVVMACGEKFAYVDILQNPEIRANLPKYANWPTFPQLWVGGELVGGSDILVEMFEKGELQTLIKDAVQKADA, encoded by the coding sequence ATGGATATCATCGAAACTATCAAAGAACAGATCGGTAATAACACCGTTCTGCTGTACATGAAAGGCTCGCCGAACGCTCCGCAGTGCGGCTTTTCCTCCAAGGCAGCGCAGGTTGTGATGGCCTGTGGCGAAAAATTCGCTTATGTCGACATTCTGCAGAACCCGGAAATTCGCGCCAATCTGCCGAAGTATGCCAACTGGCCAACGTTCCCGCAGCTGTGGGTCGGTGGTGAACTGGTCGGCGGCAGTGACATCCTGGTGGAAATGTTCGAGAAGGGTGAGCTGCAAACCCTGATCAAGGACGCTGTGCAGAAAGCCGACGCCTAA
- the flgD gene encoding flagellar hook assembly protein FlgD → MSTVGDVSASALDKYQIKNETKTNKELGKNEFLNLLVAQLNNQNPLEPQGNGEFIAQLAQFSQVEGIEKLNTSMSSLLSGYQSSQALQASSLVGRKVIIPSEKAVVDTSQSFKASLVLPATSSNVYVNVYDSAGAAVSRVNLGQQAAGNVSFIWDGKDASGKVLPPGTYKFEAQATYADGTKGLYTMLPANVDSVTLGGKELMLNLAGLGAVPLSKVQVIGQ, encoded by the coding sequence ATGAGTACGGTTGGCGATGTGAGTGCTTCGGCGCTCGATAAGTATCAGATCAAGAATGAAACCAAGACCAACAAGGAGCTGGGCAAGAATGAGTTCCTTAACTTGTTGGTGGCGCAGTTGAACAACCAAAACCCTCTTGAGCCGCAAGGCAATGGTGAGTTTATCGCTCAGCTGGCCCAGTTCAGTCAGGTGGAGGGTATTGAAAAGCTCAATACCAGCATGAGTTCGCTGCTCAGTGGTTATCAGTCTTCGCAGGCCCTGCAGGCGTCATCCCTGGTCGGGCGCAAGGTCATCATTCCCAGTGAAAAGGCGGTTGTGGATACCAGCCAAAGCTTCAAGGCCAGTCTGGTGCTGCCGGCAACCAGCAGTAACGTGTATGTCAACGTTTATGACAGTGCGGGTGCTGCGGTCAGTCGAGTCAATCTGGGGCAGCAGGCGGCTGGAAATGTCAGCTTTATATGGGATGGCAAGGATGCGAGCGGCAAGGTGTTGCCGCCGGGCACCTACAAATTTGAAGCGCAGGCCACTTACGCCGATGGCACCAAGGGCCTTTACACCATGTTGCCGGCCAACGTTGACAGCGTCACGTTGGGGGGCAAGGAACTGATGCTTAATCTGGCCGGGCTGGGAGCTGTTCCGCTCTCCAAGGTCCAGGTCATCGGCCAGTAA
- the flgC gene encoding flagellar basal body rod protein FlgC, which translates to MSLASVFNIAGMGMSAQSTRLNTISSNIANAETVSSSIDQTYRARHPVFATVFESAQGGDRGSLFADQDNAGVGVQVLGVVEDQSSLMPRYEPNHPSADEKGYVYYPNVNVVEEMADMISASRAFQTNTEMMNTAKQMMQRVLTLGQ; encoded by the coding sequence ATGTCACTTGCCAGTGTTTTCAATATCGCCGGGATGGGAATGAGCGCGCAGAGCACTCGTCTCAATACCATTTCCAGCAACATTGCCAATGCCGAGACGGTCTCCTCAAGCATTGATCAGACCTATCGCGCCCGCCATCCGGTATTTGCCACGGTTTTTGAGTCTGCCCAGGGCGGCGACCGCGGCTCGCTGTTTGCTGATCAGGATAATGCCGGGGTTGGGGTTCAGGTGCTGGGGGTGGTTGAAGATCAGAGCAGCCTGATGCCGCGTTATGAGCCCAATCATCCCTCGGCAGATGAAAAAGGCTACGTGTACTACCCCAATGTCAACGTGGTGGAGGAGATGGCCGACATGATTTCTGCCAGCCGGGCCTTCCAGACCAACACTGAAATGATGAACACCGCCAAGCAGATGATGCAGCGCGTACTGACCCTGGGTCAGTAA
- the flgB gene encoding flagellar basal body rod protein FlgB, which yields MSISFDRALGIHEQALGFRAQRAEVLANNIANADTPHYKARDLEFASVLAEQSAKSQRGQISLNRTNSQHIPAEGLVSADASLAYRTPLHPSIDQNTVDLQLEQSNYAENSVQFQASFTFLNSKFKGLVNALRGE from the coding sequence ATGAGCATCAGTTTTGACCGGGCACTCGGCATTCATGAACAGGCTCTCGGCTTTCGCGCCCAGCGTGCCGAAGTGCTGGCCAACAACATCGCCAACGCGGATACGCCGCATTACAAGGCGCGCGATCTTGAGTTCGCCAGTGTGCTGGCTGAGCAAAGCGCCAAAAGTCAGCGTGGTCAGATCAGCTTGAACCGTACCAACAGCCAGCATATTCCTGCTGAGGGGCTGGTGTCGGCCGATGCCAGTCTGGCTTACCGCACGCCGCTGCATCCTTCAATTGACCAGAACACGGTCGACCTGCAACTGGAACAATCCAATTACGCTGAAAACTCGGTGCAGTTCCAGGCCAGCTTTACCTTCCTCAACAGTAAGTTCAAAGGGCTGGTCAATGCCCTTCGCGGCGAATAA
- a CDS encoding bacterioferritin-associated ferredoxin produces MYVCLCEGVTDGQIREAIYEGCCSYRDVRATLGVASQCGKCACLAKQVVRETLSEVQSSQAARAYPANFVAA; encoded by the coding sequence ATGTACGTCTGTCTCTGTGAAGGTGTAACTGACGGTCAGATTCGCGAAGCCATTTACGAAGGCTGCTGCAGCTACCGTGACGTGCGGGCCACCCTGGGTGTCGCCAGCCAGTGCGGCAAGTGTGCTTGCCTGGCCAAACAGGTAGTGCGTGAAACCCTCAGCGAAGTCCAGAGCAGTCAGGCAGCACGTGCTTACCCAGCAAATTTTGTTGCGGCATGA
- the bfr gene encoding bacterioferritin, with amino-acid sequence MKGDKKVIQHLNKILGNELVAINQYFLHARMYEDWGLKKLGEHEYHESIDEMKHADKLIKRILFLEGLPNLQDLGKILIGENTKEMLECDLKIEHKAHIDLKAAIAYCESIGDYASRELLEEILCSEEDHIDWLETQLSLIEAVGLQNYLQSQMDE; translated from the coding sequence ATGAAAGGCGACAAGAAAGTCATCCAGCATCTGAACAAGATCCTCGGTAACGAGCTGGTCGCGATCAACCAGTACTTCCTGCACGCGCGCATGTACGAAGACTGGGGCCTGAAAAAACTCGGCGAGCACGAGTATCACGAGTCCATCGATGAGATGAAGCACGCGGACAAGCTGATCAAGCGCATCCTGTTCCTTGAAGGCCTGCCCAACCTACAAGACCTCGGCAAAATCCTGATCGGTGAAAACACCAAGGAAATGCTTGAGTGCGACCTGAAGATCGAACACAAGGCGCACATTGATCTGAAAGCAGCGATTGCCTACTGCGAAAGCATCGGCGACTACGCCAGCCGCGAACTGCTTGAAGAAATCCTCTGCTCTGAGGAAGACCACATCGACTGGCTGGAAACCCAGCTCAGCCTGATCGAAGCCGTGGGCCTGCAGAACTACCTGCAGTCGCAGATGGACGAATAA
- a CDS encoding flagellar basal body rod protein FlgF produces MDKMLYVSMTGAHNNTLAQRAHANNLANISTSGFRRDFEQARSMPIFGDSYPARAYAMSERPGTDFTPGSLQETGRDLDVAVGGKGWLAVQAPDGGEAYVRTASLNVDALGMLRTGNGLPVMGNAGPIAVPPEQKIEIGKDGTISIRALGEAPSVLAEVDRLKLVNPDLKQMEKGTDGLIRFKGQEPVLADATMEITSGFLESSNVNAVEEMTAILSLSRQFELQVKMMRTAEDNSAAMARVLQMT; encoded by the coding sequence ATGGACAAGATGCTGTACGTCTCCATGACGGGGGCCCACAACAACACCCTGGCCCAGCGAGCCCACGCCAACAACCTGGCAAACATTTCCACCAGCGGTTTTCGACGGGATTTTGAACAGGCCCGCTCAATGCCGATTTTTGGTGACAGTTATCCGGCACGCGCTTATGCCATGAGCGAGCGTCCGGGGACTGACTTTACGCCAGGCTCCTTGCAGGAGACGGGGCGTGATCTCGATGTGGCTGTGGGTGGTAAAGGCTGGCTGGCGGTTCAGGCACCCGATGGCGGTGAAGCCTACGTCCGCACTGCCAGTCTGAATGTCGATGCATTGGGCATGTTGCGCACCGGCAATGGTTTGCCGGTGATGGGCAATGCCGGGCCGATTGCCGTGCCGCCTGAGCAGAAAATCGAGATTGGCAAGGATGGCACCATCAGTATTCGTGCGCTTGGTGAGGCGCCCAGTGTACTGGCCGAGGTGGACCGTCTGAAGCTGGTGAACCCGGATTTGAAGCAGATGGAGAAGGGCACCGATGGCCTGATTCGCTTCAAGGGGCAAGAGCCGGTGCTGGCTGATGCGACCATGGAAATCACCTCTGGATTTCTTGAATCGAGCAACGTCAATGCGGTGGAAGAGATGACTGCGATTCTCTCCCTGTCCCGTCAATTCGAACTGCAAGTCAAGATGATGCGCACCGCCGAAGACAATTCGGCGGCTATGGCTCGCGTCTTGCAAATGACCTAA